The Metabacillus litoralis genome contains a region encoding:
- a CDS encoding phosphatidate cytidylyltransferase yields the protein MKQRILTAILAAAVFLPFVIYGNLPFTIFVYLLASIGLYELLRMKKISLVSFPGLISLLILWVLLIPNSYITILNDINFSKAELALLALLFLLTYTVITKNKFTFDDVGFVVISVFYLGIGFYFFIETRHSGLAEVFYALFLIWVTDSGAYFVGRAMGKNKLWPEISPNKTVEGAVGGVLFAVIFAWVYHMFTGVLDSFLIITVMTIFLSIFGQIGDLVESAFKRHYQVKDSGSILPGHGGILDRFDSLLFVLPLLHFLNILF from the coding sequence ATGAAGCAACGAATTCTAACTGCAATATTAGCTGCAGCAGTTTTTCTTCCATTTGTCATTTACGGAAATCTTCCGTTTACAATATTTGTTTATTTACTAGCGTCAATTGGCTTGTATGAATTGCTAAGAATGAAAAAAATATCGTTAGTAAGTTTTCCTGGATTAATAAGCTTATTAATTTTATGGGTTCTATTAATTCCAAATTCTTATATAACAATATTAAACGATATTAATTTTTCTAAGGCGGAATTAGCATTACTAGCTTTGTTATTTTTGCTAACTTACACGGTTATCACGAAAAATAAGTTTACATTTGATGATGTTGGTTTTGTTGTCATTTCCGTATTTTATCTTGGAATCGGTTTTTACTTTTTTATTGAAACAAGGCATTCTGGGTTAGCAGAAGTATTTTATGCATTATTTTTAATATGGGTAACTGATTCAGGTGCTTATTTTGTCGGTCGGGCAATGGGGAAAAACAAGCTTTGGCCTGAAATAAGTCCGAATAAAACAGTAGAAGGTGCAGTGGGTGGAGTTTTATTTGCTGTTATTTTCGCTTGGGTGTACCACATGTTTACTGGAGTTTTAGATTCTTTCCTTATCATTACGGTTATGACGATCTTTCTCTCTATTTTTGGACAAATTGGAGACTTGGTTGAATCTGCATTCAAACGCCATTATCAAGTAAAGGATTCTGGTTCAATTCTTCCGGGACATGGTGGTATTTTAGATCGATTCGATAGCCTATTATTTGTATTACCTTTACTTCACTTTTTAAATATTCTTTTTTAA
- the dxr gene encoding 1-deoxy-D-xylulose-5-phosphate reductoisomerase: MKKISLLGATGSIGIQTLSVIEAHPDEFELVSMSFGRNIKSGIEIIRKFNPRFVAVQDKETYEKLKLELEIDKIKIGYGQEALIEAAIFDDVDCLVNAVVGSVGLVPTLKAIENKITIAIANKETLVTAGHLVTEYARKHQVDLLPVDSEHSAIFQCLQGEKSKNIDRLIITASGGSFRDKTRDELTNVTVEQALNHPNWSMGAKITIDSATMMNKGLEVIEAHWLFNIPYQRIDVLLHKESIIHSLVEFHDRSVIAQLGTPDMRVPIQYALTYPDRLPLENAKRLELWEHGKLHFEKINFDRYKCLQYAFDSGKIGGTMPTVLNAANEEAVEAFLKGKIKFLQIEDLIERAMDKHESIAHPDLEQIQEVDQLTRNFVQTLIS, translated from the coding sequence GTGAAGAAAATAAGTTTACTTGGAGCGACTGGTTCAATAGGAATCCAAACTTTATCAGTAATAGAAGCACATCCTGATGAGTTTGAACTAGTCTCCATGTCTTTTGGAAGAAATATAAAATCTGGAATTGAGATCATTAGAAAATTTAACCCTAGGTTTGTTGCGGTTCAAGATAAAGAAACATATGAAAAATTGAAACTTGAGCTTGAAATCGATAAAATAAAAATTGGTTACGGACAAGAAGCATTAATAGAGGCAGCTATATTTGATGATGTTGATTGTTTAGTTAATGCAGTTGTTGGTAGTGTAGGACTTGTTCCAACGTTAAAAGCAATCGAAAACAAAATCACAATTGCAATTGCTAATAAAGAAACACTCGTAACAGCCGGTCATTTAGTTACAGAATATGCAAGGAAACACCAAGTTGACTTGTTACCTGTTGATAGTGAACATTCTGCGATTTTTCAATGTTTACAAGGTGAAAAATCAAAAAATATAGACCGTCTAATCATAACTGCATCTGGTGGGAGTTTTCGGGATAAAACGAGAGACGAATTGACAAACGTTACAGTAGAGCAGGCTTTAAATCATCCAAATTGGTCTATGGGTGCGAAAATTACAATAGATTCTGCAACAATGATGAACAAAGGGCTCGAGGTCATTGAGGCACATTGGTTATTTAACATTCCTTATCAAAGAATTGATGTACTATTACATAAAGAAAGTATTATACATTCTTTAGTGGAGTTCCACGATCGTAGTGTGATTGCACAGTTAGGAACACCTGATATGAGAGTTCCTATTCAATATGCATTAACTTACCCAGACAGACTTCCGCTTGAAAATGCTAAAAGACTTGAATTGTGGGAACATGGGAAACTTCATTTTGAAAAAATCAACTTCGATAGGTACAAATGCTTACAATATGCTTTTGATTCAGGTAAAATAGGTGGGACAATGCCAACTGTACTAAATGCTGCAAATGAAGAAGCGGTTGAAGCTTTTTTGAAGGGTAAGATAAAATTCCTTCAAATTGAAGACTTAATTGAAAGAGCTATGGATAAGCATGAGAGCATCGCGCATCCAGATTTGGAGCAAATTCAAGAAGTTGATCAACTAACGCGAAATTTTGTACAAACATTAATCTCATAA
- a CDS encoding isoprenyl transferase has protein sequence MLNILKKWKGNPRPSNKQTLSKEDILKGEIPNHIAIIMDGNGRWAKKRALPRIAGHHEGMKVVRKITKQANSLGVKTLTLYAFSTENWKRPKVEVDYLMKLPEEFLNTYLPELIEENVQVRIMGDKNRLPVHTLSAVEKAINETRENDGLVLNFALNYGSRAEIITAVQQIAKDIESGKINGDSIDESLFSNYLMSQSLDDPDLLIRTSGEIRLSNFMLWQLAYTEFWFTEVLWPDFNEQCFLQAIHTYQQRGRRFGGV, from the coding sequence ATGCTCAACATATTAAAGAAATGGAAAGGAAACCCTCGACCTTCCAATAAACAAACATTAAGTAAAGAGGACATTTTAAAAGGAGAAATTCCAAATCATATTGCCATTATTATGGATGGAAATGGAAGGTGGGCAAAAAAACGTGCCTTACCTCGAATAGCTGGACATCATGAGGGCATGAAAGTTGTCAGAAAGATAACGAAACAGGCTAATTCACTCGGTGTTAAAACTCTTACTTTGTATGCTTTTTCAACTGAAAACTGGAAACGACCTAAGGTAGAAGTAGATTATTTAATGAAGTTACCTGAAGAATTCTTAAATACTTATTTACCTGAGCTTATTGAAGAAAATGTGCAGGTACGTATAATGGGGGATAAAAACAGACTCCCGGTGCATACATTAAGTGCTGTTGAAAAGGCTATAAATGAAACAAGAGAAAATGACGGTCTTGTTTTAAATTTTGCTTTGAATTATGGCAGTCGTGCTGAAATTATTACTGCGGTTCAACAGATTGCTAAAGATATTGAGAGTGGTAAAATAAACGGTGATTCAATTGATGAATCGCTTTTCTCCAATTATTTAATGTCTCAATCACTTGATGATCCTGACCTATTAATACGTACTAGTGGTGAAATCCGGTTAAGTAATTTTATGTTATGGCAACTAGCTTATACAGAATTTTGGTTTACTGAAGTATTATGGCCAGATTTTAATGAACAATGTTTTTTACAAGCAATACACACATATCAACAAAGAGGACGCAGATTTGGTGGCGTATAA